A stretch of DNA from Candidatus Roizmanbacteria bacterium CG_4_9_14_0_2_um_filter_38_17:
TCTGGAATAATTTCAGAAAACTTATGGGGGGTCCAACTCTCACATTTCGTCTCATATACCAAGGTGGAGTAAGAAGGTCTTAGGTTCCAAAGCGAAATATGTTTAGACAACTCTCCAGAGAAATTGTTAATAAATTCATGAAAATCGATCTCCCTTTGTATGGTGGATTCACTCTTCTCTTTAATAAGCTTATTCCAGTCAGCGGGCTCTGAGTATAGAGCTTCTAGCTCTTTACCAACTTTAGGATCACCGATATTAATGACGACAGTAGCGTCATCCACATCCTTAGAGAATCTTGTGAATCTACCTATAAACTGTAAAGTAATTGCTAAACTTTTGTGAGTATCGTGCAAAGCGGCGATTTTCAGATTTGGCAAATCAAACCCTTCGCCCAACATGTCAACACAAACTATTATCTTGCTGGTTCTGTTATTGAGTTTATCGAGCGATTCTCGTATCTCCTTTTTGGTCAGATCTGAATTAACTGATATAGGATTGTATTCAGGGGCCAATTTCTGATAAATCCTGATTATTTCTTCAGCTCTTGTTTTATTACTGCACCTAGCCATCAGTAAGTGATCATGATTCTTCGACAAGTCTACTTTTAGAGCGTCTATCGCAAATTTTGCTATTTTTTCATCAGCTTCATTATCATCAAACTCTTCAATTTTAATAAGATTAATCCTCTTAAAATATCCGTCATCCTGTGCCATTCCAAGTGGATAGTTGTAAATAATATCGCCCTCAATCTTTTTACCATCCCTTCTAAAGGGTGTTGCAGTAAACTGCAAAATTTGCTTTTCCTTAAACAGATTTTTAATATCACCCCACGTTTGTGCTGGAACATGGTGTGCTTCGTCAATAAAAAGATGGGAACATTCTTGAGAGAATAGTTGTTTAATTTGATCAGGAAAATTGTGTAAGGCCTGAGATGTGGTGACTATTACATTAGAATTTGTTATTAACTCCTTTGCTTCTTTTATATTGCCAATTCCTGACTCGATTAAAGTTACTCTTGGATTAAAAATTCCTGAATTAACAACACAAACCTCTCTTAAACAACCTAGGTTTGAAAACTTGCTAAACATCTGTTGCCTTAATATCGAGCTAGGTACCAAGATCAAAACTTTAGAACATTGGGAATAGATCAAGGTTGATAACATTACCTCTGTCTTACCAGTCCCTGTCGGCATCACAACCGTGCCACAGTTTTTCTTAACTGACCAGTGCGAGGCAATTGCATGCAATGCTCCTAATTGTGAGGGTCTCAAACCAGGTTCTCCATCCGTTTCCTCCTTAAAGATGAATTGATTTGCCCATGACTTAGTTATTTCGAGGGGTGTCTGCGGCGCATTTTGAGCTATGTGCTTTTCCCACTTTAGTTCAGTACTTGAATTCAAGTTTTCAATATTTGAGATTCCTCTAACTCTTAAAACGTTTTTTCCTCTGAGTTCAGCTTTTTCATTTGGTAGTATTAAATAGTAAAGCCTATCCAATTCGTCTTTGGCCACAAACACCCCAGGTTTATCAGGTTGTTGATAAACCTCAACTTCCTTAATTTCTTCCTTTTGTGCGAGCTGAATTAACTTATTTTTCCCCCAATGTTTGGTATAGAGGAGCAACTCAGGAATCTTAATCTTGGCAGTTCTAGTGTGTTTCATTGTCATGTTCATAAAGCCATTAAACCCTCGTTTGCAGTTTCAATGCTGCATCTATCACGAAATCTCTGACGTTTTTATAATTTGATGGCGTGATTTCCTTTGACTTTTTTTCCGAAATATCACAATGGTACTCACCATTCATCATTCTCATGGGTCTCGGAGTTACTGATAAAAATTGAAAGTAATCGTTCATCTTAACGCCAAGCGTACTAACAAAAGATATGTCTACCAAATACTCAACTCCATTTATTAATTGATCCCATGCCTTAGAAAAATCTCCACCAATTGCATCTAGATGGAGAAAAAATGAACTGGAAAAACCAAAGTCTGTTCTAAAAATTGGTCTTTTCCCAGTTGCCTTCTCTAAGTTTTCTTGGAGGTTATATCTCACCATTTCAAAGGCCACAGCTAAATTACAAAACGCTTCCGCCGTTTTCCCGTTTGAAATATCACTGTCAGCCTCATTGATTTTTGTCTTAATTTGACCATCATCAATTGCAACAATTAAATCAACATCAGACAAAGTTGTTTGAAATATACTTTGTGCCAAGGTATTAATTTGATTATCTGCCCATAAAATTACCTCTTTTGTTACATCCGGATCTGGGAAAATGAGGTCATGTTTAAACGCAACCCTCATAGAATTCAGTTTTGAGACATTTCCGATATCAATTAAGTCAGGAATTGCTTTATCAATTTCTTTTGCATAATCAGAAATATACATTTTTGATTTCTTTTTTCCTCCAACTTTGGGGTGTGCATAAGTAATCTGGAGCATCCATTCCAATGCGTCATGTGCATGTAAGATAGAAAAAGCCCTTTGGATCCCTGTTCCTTGTACAGATTTTGTTGCCTCACCAAGTAGTAACTTCACAGCAATCAGTTCATTTATTTTTTGTGTTCTCATAGTAGATTATTTCCAACCCGTTTAAGCACTCTTCCTTCTGGGGGATATGCAGAGTAAGAAGCACGGTCAAGCTCATGTGTTTGATTATTTTGCTGTAAAACCAAGCGCGGAGAGTCAGGTCGATTATTGTTCCAGATATAGTTGCCGCCAGTAAACAAATGATAGTCAGCACCAGATCGGTCAACTTGATATAGATTTTCTAACGGAATTTCACCACCCGAATGCACCCTTATAACTCTACTTACTCCCAAAACTCCTCTAAAGATCATTACTTCTTCCCAAACGCCGTTAGGATATTGAGCGGTATAAGCAATATGATGAAGTCTGATATTTTGTAGTGGATAATCTTCATCCCCGGAATTTTTAAAATCGACCCATTCTCCAGCAAGTTGAGAGGAAGGAACAACATTCCCAAGGCGGTCTTTACCAGAAGGATTTGGTTTAGCTTGGATGATCAGTAATTGTTTCATAGACATTTATATTCTTTGGATGTCGCGCTTGACATCACTGTAGATTTATCATAAAGTTATCATAATATGCCCTTGTCCGTCAAGCCTCTTACAAACAGACAAAAAGAAGCCCTGGATTTCATAAGCTCCTTTATCACAACAAAAGGCTATTCTCCTTCTCTAAAAGAACTTGCTTCGTTTCTGAAAACTGAAAATCTGAGTACTGCTCAGTATTTTATTCAGGAATTGGAGAAAAAAGGTCATCTTAAGCGAGATCCACATAAAAGTCGCGGAATCACGCCTACTGTACAAAAACAAACGGTCCCCCTACTAGGTTTTATCGCAGCCGGAGAGCCCATAGAACCAATTGAAGACTCAGAACCCATTCAAATTCCAACTAATATCAAGCTGAACAAGAACGACTCCTACTATGCTCTCAAGGTAAGGGGTGACAGCATGATCGATATGGGAGTTCTTGATAACGATGTTGTTCTCATAAAACATCAAATGACTGCTAATATTGGAGAGGTTGTTGTTGGCATAACAGAAAAGGGCGCAACTCTCAAAATCCTTAGCAAGGACAATGGTCAAATTGTACTCAAACCAAGAAACCAAAAATATAAAACCATCATTCCAGAGCAACTTGAGATTAGAGGTGTGTTTGTAGGTTTAGTAAGAGGTGGTAATTAGATACAATGAACTAAGCAATATGAACAATGTAACAATTACCCAATTAGTCGAAAAATATAAATCCAATAGAGATGCATACTTAAAAGCCGACTACAAAGAGGCTCAATTAAGAATTGATTTTCTAGACCCTCTTTTTGAACTTCTAGGATGGGACATTAAGAATGTTAATGGTAAGTCTACAAACGAAAGAGAGGTTTTGGTTGAAGAATCATTGAAAGAAGATATTTATTCCACCACAGAAAAGCCTGATTACACGTTTCGTCTTTTTTCTGAAAGAAAGTTTTACTTAGAAGCTAAAAAACCTAGTGTCAAAATCGACACGGACAATGAACCTGCGAAGCAAGTCAGACGCTATGGCTTTACTTCAAAATTAAAAATCTCCGTGCTTTCCAACTTTGAATACTTAGCAATTTATGATTGCTCAGCCAAAGTGGAAGAAACTGATCATGCTTCAAAATCTCGAATAAAACTTTATCATTTCACCGAATACGAAGAAGCCTTTGAAGACATCAAGATATCTCTAAGCCACGACAGTGTTTACACTGGTTCATTTGATGAAACCTGGGAATACATTGAGCAACAACTTAAGCTTTTCAGTGTTGACGACCTCTTTCTTTCCCAAATTAATCAGTGGCGCTTAATTTTAGGAAAAGAGATATTCTCACACAAACCCGACTTAAAAGAGACAGAATTAAATGATCTCGTACAAAAATACATAAACAGCATTATCTTCCTACGGGTTTGTGAAGACAGAAACCTTGAAACATATAAAACCCTTCTCTCCAGTAATGGCAACTACGAAACTTTAATTAAGCTTTTCCGAGAGGCTGATAGAAAGTACAACTCAGGACTTTTCAATCACACATTAAATGAGGAAGTCATCAAAAACAATAGTTCAGCTTTTTGGACGATAATCTCCCAGCTCTACTACCCTGAAAGCACGTACTCTTTTGCAGTTTTTGCCTCAGATATTTTAGGGAATATTTATGAAATTTTCCTAGGAGAGAAGTTGACCATAAGCAGTGGTGAAATCTCACTCACAAAAAAGCCGGAGCACATCGATCGAGATATTGTTACTACGCCAACCTTTATCATTAAGGATATTTTAAGAAAAACCGTTCTTCCGTTTTGTGAAGGCAAGACAGATTCGGAGATATTAAGTTCGTCATTCGCTGACATTGCTTGTGGATCAGGAGCCTTTTTATTAGAAACCTACCAACTCATAGTTGACTATTTGGTGGACTATTTTCTTAAGACCACTCCTGAAACACTAATTCGAACGGGCGTGAATACATACAAACTTCCCTTTCAAATCAAGAAGCAAGTTCTTGTAAATTGTCTTTACGGAATTGATAAAGATTTCAACGCAGTTGAGGCTTGCAAGTTTGGTTTGTTACTTAAGCTTCTTGAAGATGAAGATAGTACTACTATTCCAACTCCAGCATTACCACTTTTGGACAGAAATATTCAATTTGGGAATAGCTTAGTGGATTCAACCCAGACTTCGAGAGAGAACCGAACAACTATTAATCCCTTTGACTTTGGTGAAACAAAATTTGACGTTATTGTTGGCAACCCTCCATACATGTCAACAGAACACATTAAACAACTAACTCCACTTGAACTCCCAATATATAAAAGGACTTACACTTCTTCACACAAGCAATTTGATAAATACTTCTTATTTATCGAGAGAGGACTCAAACTCCTCAAGGAGAATGGTTTTCTGGGATATATTGTTCCGAGTAAGTTTGCAAAAGTAGGGGCTGGTCAGAAACTTCGAGAGTTACTAAGGAGCCAGGAATTTGTAGAAGAAATCGTTTCCTTTGGTGCGAATCAAATATTTCAAGATAAGACGACTTATACCTGCATGCTTGTGCTTAAAAACAATGGACAAACTTCATTAAAGTACATTGAAGTCAAAGACTTAAATAGTTGGAAAACTAGAAATATTGACCTGAGAGATTATGATACCGTTGCGTTTGACGAATTAGATGATGATGTTTGGGTCTTAGTCCCTGGATATCTCAAGCCAGCATATGAGGCTATTAACAATCAAAGTAAATTGTTAGAGGAGCTTATCGGTTCAGATAACATTTATAACGGCATACAAACAAGTGCTAACAATATTTATATTCATACAGCTTCAAAAGAAGACGAAACCTATGTATATTTTTCAAAAGACGGAAGAACATGGAAAGTAGAAAAGACCTTAACAAGGCCATATTTCAAAACTTCCAGTGGTAGCGATAATCTAAATTCCTATCGTCCTTTCAAACCAAACGCTTTTGTTATTTATCCGTATCTTAAAACTACCTCAGGAATAGAATTCGTAAGAATGGATAAGCTAAAAGCTGAATTTCCTTTCATGCATGAATACTTAATGGCGTATAGAGAAGCTCTAAGTGACCCTAAGCGTGATATAAAACCTACCCCAGAAACAGACAATGAGTGGTACCGATTTGGAAGACATCAAAGTTTAGACAAATGCGATGTCCCATCAAAAATAATTGTTGGTGTTTTGTCCCAAGGAAACAAGTATGCAATTGATTACTATGGAACGCTCATATCATCGGGTGGTACTGCTGGCTACTGCATGATAACCCTACCGGATGGGTTCCCCTATTCTGTTTACTATGTTCAGGCTTTGCTTAATTCAAAATATCTTGAATGGTACTCTTCCCTTATTGGTGAGGTGTTCAGAGGCGGCTACATTGCTAGAGGAACCAAAGTCTTAAAAAGACTTCCAATAAGAACAATCGATTTTACTAAGATTGAAGAGAAAAACCTTCATGACCAGATTTCTGCGACTCAGAAAGACCTTATAAGGATTCAGGGTGAAATAGATACAAATCGGAGTGATCATAGAGTGACCGATCCGCTACAAAGAGAGTTTGATCTTAAAAAAACCGAATTAAACCAAGCACTGGTGAGACTGTATGGATTAAATGATATGGACGACCAGATTCCATTGATTTCAAAAATGTATGAAGCTAATTAATGAAACTACTAAGGAAAAATTGCGAGGAGGTTTTTACACTCCCAATTCCATTGCTGCGTTTATTTTAAAATGGGGTTTCAATGGCAATAAGGAAAATGATGTTTTAGAACCGAGCTGTGGTGATGGTGTTTTTCTGGAAGAAATCAGGAACGGCAATTATAAATATAAAAGCGTCACCGCAGTTGAAATTGACGCTGTAGAGGCTGAGAAAACAAAAAAGATTGCTCTTTTAAAATGCAAGGTTATCGTCTCTGATTTTCATGAATTTTGTCTCAAATCTAGTCAAAAATTTGACCTCGTTATTGGCAATCCTCCCTACATCAGATATCAATTTTTTGATCGCAAACAACAAAAAATGGCTGATGAGATATTCACAAGAGCCCAATTAAAATATTCAAAATTGACTAACGCCTGGGTCTCATTCGTAATTGGCTCCAGTTTGTTACTGAAGGAAAAGGGCAAGATTGGTTTTGTTCTTCCGGCGGAATTATTACAAGTCTCCTTTGCCCAACAACTCAGGGAGTTTTTGGCACATTTCTATAACAAGATAAACATTATCTCCTTTAAGACCTTAGTGTTTCCAGAAATTCAACAAGAAGTGATAATCCTTCTCTGTGAGAAAAATGGTTCCGACTCTCATTTTATCGAGCATTTAGAACTCAGTGGCGCACAAGAGTTATCAAATCTTGATGTAACAACTTTAAGAAGTCCCAAAAAGAAGATTGATTTTAAATCTAATAAATGGACTTTTTACTTTCTAGATCAAGAGGAAATAGATTTTATTGAACGACTTCAAGAAAGCGAAGTAATTCCCAAGCTCGGTAAGTATGCAAAAGTTGAGGTAGGAATAACTACCGGCTCAAATCCATTTTTTACAGTTTCAGCTTCAACGGTTAAAGAATACAATTTAGAAAAATTTGCCCAACCTTTGGTGGGTAGAAGCGTTCAGGTTCCTAGTGCAATTTTTACTCACAAGGATTGGCTAGAAAATAGGATTGCTGAGGCGAGAACACACCTTTTGGTATTCCCATCATTGTCCGAGCTGAAAAACCATGCTGGTGCCATGAAATACATTAGATGGGGTGAAGATCAAGGAATTAATAAAGGATATAAATGCAGGATTAGGGATGAGTGGCAGATGGTTCCCTCACTTCGTATTTCAGATGCACTTTTCATAAGAAGAAATAATTTATATCCAAAATTAATTATTAACGAAGCTGGGGCTTACACCACTGACACAATGCATCGAGTTACAGTAAAACCTGGCATTGATATTAATGCCTTAATCGCAAGCTATTACAATTCTTTATCTTTAGCGTTTGCCGAAATTTGTGGAAGAAGTCATGGAGGAGGCGTCTTAGAGTTAATGCCTAACGAGGCAGAAAAAATATTGCTTCCCTACAATGAGAACAATAAAGATTTGCTTGAGGATATTGATAACATGATAAGAAATAAAAAAGATATATCAGAGATATTGAAAGTCACTAATCAAAAGATTCTAAAGGATAATTTTGGATTATCATCAAGTGATATTAAAATTGCTGAAAACATCTGGAAGAAATTGTCAGCAAGACGGCTAAATAGAGGTAAGAATAATCACTCCTAGAAATGTATTCTCCGATGGATCCAAGG
This window harbors:
- a CDS encoding type III restriction endonuclease subunit R; this translates as MNMTMKHTRTAKIKIPELLLYTKHWGKNKLIQLAQKEEIKEVEVYQQPDKPGVFVAKDELDRLYYLILPNEKAELRGKNVLRVRGISNIENLNSSTELKWEKHIAQNAPQTPLEITKSWANQFIFKEETDGEPGLRPSQLGALHAIASHWSVKKNCGTVVMPTGTGKTEVMLSTLIYSQCSKVLILVPSSILRQQMFSKFSNLGCLREVCVVNSGIFNPRVTLIESGIGNIKEAKELITNSNVIVTTSQALHNFPDQIKQLFSQECSHLFIDEAHHVPAQTWGDIKNLFKEKQILQFTATPFRRDGKKIEGDIIYNYPLGMAQDDGYFKRINLIKIEEFDDNEADEKIAKFAIDALKVDLSKNHDHLLMARCSNKTRAEEIIRIYQKLAPEYNPISVNSDLTKKEIRESLDKLNNRTSKIIVCVDMLGEGFDLPNLKIAALHDTHKSLAITLQFIGRFTRFSKDVDDATVVINIGDPKVGKELEALYSEPADWNKLIKEKSESTIQREIDFHEFINNFSGELSKHISLWNLRPSYSTLVYETKCESWTPHKFSEIIPDKYLHWHAINHDKKVLVVVISKSEDVKWGRYKDIKNHSFELIVAHWSEEHKALFLQCSDYDAINSAKLSTLICGDSTKPKNGSYSFNIFSGVQRTLARNLGVSTVGKISYTMHFGIDITTGLSSLDKAKGGVLNNIFGWGYEDGERVSIGCSAKSGKVWSMGGGTIMEWKSWCHRIANKIFDNEIKESEIIKDFLRPKALEKRHSSIAILAQWGEKILSADEDNILVCFGDKEYKLYEVDLEITDFKDNGPIFFKIFSKDEESFYKISYGEKAVYSLVKGKKVSIKKYSKDAIPFIDYVETDPITIIYSDGSFTFNNYHVPTPPLNQFFDKQKINVLDWNKTDIQIESMGKDGDMKSIQHRVAEHFKNDHEIMFNDDASGEAADIIALRKESSDSFKLHLIHCKFSSKPTPGSRVEDFYALCGQAQKCIRWKHNGMEYLVDHMKRREDSWQKENKTRFIKGTMSDVNKLKKFARLAKKFVFEVSIVQPGLSKDKVSDDIIQLLGSTEDYLIKTSGATFNVISS
- the lexA gene encoding repressor LexA, which translates into the protein MPLSVKPLTNRQKEALDFISSFITTKGYSPSLKELASFLKTENLSTAQYFIQELEKKGHLKRDPHKSRGITPTVQKQTVPLLGFIAAGEPIEPIEDSEPIQIPTNIKLNKNDSYYALKVRGDSMIDMGVLDNDVVLIKHQMTANIGEVVVGITEKGATLKILSKDNGQIVLKPRNQKYKTIIPEQLEIRGVFVGLVRGGN
- a CDS encoding adenine methyltransferase translates to MNNVTITQLVEKYKSNRDAYLKADYKEAQLRIDFLDPLFELLGWDIKNVNGKSTNEREVLVEESLKEDIYSTTEKPDYTFRLFSERKFYLEAKKPSVKIDTDNEPAKQVRRYGFTSKLKISVLSNFEYLAIYDCSAKVEETDHASKSRIKLYHFTEYEEAFEDIKISLSHDSVYTGSFDETWEYIEQQLKLFSVDDLFLSQINQWRLILGKEIFSHKPDLKETELNDLVQKYINSIIFLRVCEDRNLETYKTLLSSNGNYETLIKLFREADRKYNSGLFNHTLNEEVIKNNSSAFWTIISQLYYPESTYSFAVFASDILGNIYEIFLGEKLTISSGEISLTKKPEHIDRDIVTTPTFIIKDILRKTVLPFCEGKTDSEILSSSFADIACGSGAFLLETYQLIVDYLVDYFLKTTPETLIRTGVNTYKLPFQIKKQVLVNCLYGIDKDFNAVEACKFGLLLKLLEDEDSTTIPTPALPLLDRNIQFGNSLVDSTQTSRENRTTINPFDFGETKFDVIVGNPPYMSTEHIKQLTPLELPIYKRTYTSSHKQFDKYFLFIERGLKLLKENGFLGYIVPSKFAKVGAGQKLRELLRSQEFVEEIVSFGANQIFQDKTTYTCMLVLKNNGQTSLKYIEVKDLNSWKTRNIDLRDYDTVAFDELDDDVWVLVPGYLKPAYEAINNQSKLLEELIGSDNIYNGIQTSANNIYIHTASKEDETYVYFSKDGRTWKVEKTLTRPYFKTSSGSDNLNSYRPFKPNAFVIYPYLKTTSGIEFVRMDKLKAEFPFMHEYLMAYREALSDPKRDIKPTPETDNEWYRFGRHQSLDKCDVPSKIIVGVLSQGNKYAIDYYGTLISSGGTAGYCMITLPDGFPYSVYYVQALLNSKYLEWYSSLIGEVFRGGYIARGTKVLKRLPIRTIDFTKIEEKNLHDQISATQKDLIRIQGEIDTNRSDHRVTDPLQREFDLKKTELNQALVRLYGLNDMDDQIPLISKMYEAN
- a CDS encoding restriction endonuclease — encoded protein: MKLINETTKEKLRGGFYTPNSIAAFILKWGFNGNKENDVLEPSCGDGVFLEEIRNGNYKYKSVTAVEIDAVEAEKTKKIALLKCKVIVSDFHEFCLKSSQKFDLVIGNPPYIRYQFFDRKQQKMADEIFTRAQLKYSKLTNAWVSFVIGSSLLLKEKGKIGFVLPAELLQVSFAQQLREFLAHFYNKINIISFKTLVFPEIQQEVIILLCEKNGSDSHFIEHLELSGAQELSNLDVTTLRSPKKKIDFKSNKWTFYFLDQEEIDFIERLQESEVIPKLGKYAKVEVGITTGSNPFFTVSASTVKEYNLEKFAQPLVGRSVQVPSAIFTHKDWLENRIAEARTHLLVFPSLSELKNHAGAMKYIRWGEDQGINKGYKCRIRDEWQMVPSLRISDALFIRRNNLYPKLIINEAGAYTTDTMHRVTVKPGIDINALIASYYNSLSLAFAEICGRSHGGGVLELMPNEAEKILLPYNENNKDLLEDIDNMIRNKKDISEILKVTNQKILKDNFGLSSSDIKIAENIWKKLSARRLNRGKNNHS